GCACGAAGGTGGCATCCATCGCCAGGGCCTTCTCGTATAGGATGTGGGGAGCGGGAAACAGTACGGTGATATTGTCCTCGGAAAAATTGAGTCCTCCCGGCGCCGCGTGGGTGAATGCCACCCTGGCGAATGCGTTGGATATCGATGACGGACACCGGTTGACCAAGGGGCATCCCGGAGCGATCGTATTCCCCGCCGTATGGGCCATTTCGGAGAATAAGGGGCTTTCGGGGGCGGAGTTTTTGACTGCCTTGCTGATCGGCTATGAAATCGGTATCCGTACGGGAATCATCGCTCATCAGCTCCGGCCGGAATACCATTGCACGGGTCCCTGGGGAGCGGTCGGGGCTGCAGCGGGCGGTGCGAGGGCGTCCGGGTTGGATTCTTTCCGACTGGTGAACGCTCTTGGGATCGCGGAATATTTTGCCCCGTATTCCCCCATGATGCGATGCATCGCTGTGCCCTCCATGGTCAAGGACGGCATCGGGTGGGGCAGCATGGCGGGGGTGAGTGCGGTTGGTCTGGGTACACGGGGATTCCCCCGTCGGTCGATTCGGAAGAGGCGGTTGAGGTGATCGGCGGCGGGAGATTTTGATCGACCCTTGTCCCCTGAGGAAAAGCGGAATAAATTTCTGGAACTGACTGCTCCGCAATTGGGGGATGCCATAAGTGAAGCGCTTTTGGAGATGATTCAGCATTTGGAACATGTGGACAACATCCGGGAACTGTCGGCGATTTTGTCATCCCGTTGATTGATAAAGGTGATGCCGGACGATCCCGTTCGACAGGCATTCGGGTTGGGCAGAATCGAAGGACAGACAGAGCGCTTTTCCCGTCACGGACGAAGTTCTTCGTCGCTTGATGAACGTTACGGCATGAACAGGGAATCCGACCGCATCGGAACCGGGTCGCCCATCACGGCGGCCTTTTTTGTATGGACGGGCGCATTCATTGACAGAATGAAATGGCTATTTTATAATTTATACAAATGTAATCAACATGAACATTTGTAAATACTTCATGCAGGGAGGGGTCCATGTGTTGGCCGCGTTTCAGTTGCCCTCCACGGTGCCGGTGGAACGGCTTCCCCATCTCTATTACCAGATGTGGTTGATCCGGTATTTTGACGAGAAGGTGGATCAGTTCTTTGCCAGGGGAATGATTCACGGAACCACGCATCTCTATGTGGGCCAGGAAGCGGTGGCGGTCGGAGCCTGCGCCGTCCTGGACGAGAAAGACAAGATCACCAGCACCCACCGCGGGCACGGTCACTGCATCGCGAAGGGTGCCGACGTGAACCGGATGATGTCGGAATTGTTCGGGAAAGCGAACGGGTATTGCAAGGGAAAAGGCGGATCGATGCATATCGCCGACGTGGAAAAAGGGAACCTGGGTGCCAACGGCATCGTCGGCGGGGGGATTCCCATCGCCGTCGGAGCGGCGCTGACGTCCAAGATGAAAGAGCTGGGCTATGTGGTTCTGTGCTTTTTCGGGGACGGGGCAGCCAACGAAGGCAGTTTTCACGAATCGCTCAATCTGGCGGCCATCTGGGATCTGCCCGTGGTGTTTCTCTGTGAGAACAACCAGTACGGGATGTCCGGA
This genomic interval from Planifilum fimeticola contains the following:
- a CDS encoding MmgE/PrpD family protein encodes the protein MVRPRSGGETGGEAFTDVVGCAVAGVGTKVASIARAFSYRMWGAGNSTVILSSEKLSPPGAAWVNATLANALDIDDGHRLTKGHPGAIVFPAVWAISENKGLSGAEFLTALLIGYEIGIRTGIIAHQLRPEYHCTGPWGAVGAAAGGARASGLDSFRLVNALGIAEYFAPYSPMMRCIAVPSMVKDGIGWGSMAGVSAVGLGTRGFPRRSIRKRRLR
- a CDS encoding thiamine pyrophosphate-dependent dehydrogenase E1 component subunit alpha, whose amino-acid sequence is MWLIRYFDEKVDQFFARGMIHGTTHLYVGQEAVAVGACAVLDEKDKITSTHRGHGHCIAKGADVNRMMSELFGKANGYCKGKGGSMHIADVEKGNLGANGIVGGGIPIAVGAALTSKMKELGYVVLCFFGDGAANEGSFHESLNLAAIWDLPVVFLCENNQYGMSGSVKDMFRIENIADRAAGYGMPGRVVDGNDIFQVMSAVDEAVRRARAGEGPTLIEAKTYRWKGHSKSDAKKYRTREEEKWWRENKDPIRRMEEVLFSEGILTEEEAEKLREKAARSVEEAVDFAEKSPMPSLDTLEEDVYA